A region of the Ranitomeya variabilis isolate aRanVar5 chromosome 5, aRanVar5.hap1, whole genome shotgun sequence genome:
TTGGTACAAAGAAACGTCAATGTCTTCAAGTTCATCATTCCGCAGGTTGTGAAATACAGTCCTGATGCCACAATCATTGTAGTCTCCAATCCAGGTACCTCTCGGATACTGTTCCTCTAGGTTCTTGGGCTGCTGTAGACCCTTACATTGAACTTCTGATAAACTCTTATTTTGTTTTGCAGTTGACATCATGACCTACGTCACATGGAAGCTGAGCGGTCTGCCCCAGAATCGTGTCATAGGAAGTGGAACCAATCTAGACTCGGCAAGATTCCGGTATCTGATTTCTCAGAAGCTCGGTGTCCATGCTAGCAGCTGCCATGGGTATGTCCTGGGAGAGCACGGAGACTCTAGTGGTGAGTggctatgcttttttttttttttttaaggaaggaTACTTGTTAAGAGGGTTGGGATGGTGACACAACTctcccctccccctttttttttttttttttttgcagttcctGTCTGGAGTGGTGTCAATGTGGCCGGTGTTGCCCTACAGTCTCTGAACCCTGACATTGGAACTAGCAAGGACCCTGAGAACTGGAAAGATGTCCACAAGCAGGTGGTTGACAGGTAATGCTGGCAAGATACATTGCATTTGCtgaatggtggtggaggaggaagccACCGGCTGCTTTCTCCATCTGCCTCTAGATGATTCagatggtggtggggacaatggGCAAAGGCATGATGCAGCCTTGTGGGCTAATACTTCAGCTATCTTAGTCCTTGAGCTGTAGTTTGCCCAGGTCTAGTCTACTGCCAGTCCAAAAAACGGTAACAtaacccccccccaccaccaccaccgctagaaaGACTAGTGTAGGATAGGGGGACACCAGTTTTGCTATGTTCTTAATGAATAAAAGTATATTAGACAAATGAAACATGTAATCCAAAGCCAAACCTGCATTTTAAACAGTTTTGGCTGCCAAAATCCTGAAACtctacgtgtgaacatggcctacgtATAGTCACCGGACAATAGGCTGATTCATTAGTCATGAATACTTATGCGAGCTTGATCATGGCACAGTCCTGCTTTCAGAGCTGACATCTGCTATGTACagaactaaaaaaacaaacaaacaaaaattctGACCCATTGACTCAAACTGTACAAGTGGTGGTAAATGTCCAACACTGTGTCATTGTAGTGCCTACGAGGTGATCAAGCTGAAGGGATACACCAACTGGGCCATCGGCATGAGCGTGGCTGACCTGTCAGAATCCATAACCAAGAACCTGTCTCGGGTACATCCGGTCTCCACAATGGTGAAGGTAAGAGCTAGTGGCTTGTAGGCCATGTACACCTTGGTACAAACGCATCTATTTTACTCACTGGCTTCCTAAATGCAATGTCGAAGGTATATTCAGAGCCCTGGTTCTCAGGATTGGGAAGAGCACCATGTGAAAGGAGTGGCAGCctagctattaaagggaaccttgtCAGCAGGCTCTGCTGTGTAATCCGAGGGCAGCATGATGTGGGGGTTGAGAcactgattccaacgatgtgtcacaaCACAATCTGGAAAAGACACTCACTACCGGACTAGCTGCacacgtgcctcctggtccaaccatgcatcaagcactgattagcagctagtGTACACGGaaagtttgtgggttttttttttttttttttacctattggTTCTGATGGCTCTCGACTTCCTTCTTAGAGGGTGGTTAAACACAGATCTAAGAAATGGAGAGTGTAAAGTGTATATGCAGCCTCAAGGAACAAACATGTGCAAAGGAAGATGTGCAGGATGAAGGCTGTCTTGATGAGCTAGACAAAAGCACCTtgaatccagcctgtattactgggagggacactctCACAAGAGACATATGAAATTTTGGAAAAAGCTGCAAACTTCCTATTGGGATGGGAGGGctgaaattttttttaattaaaaatacctAATCTTCCATATCgggtgaacagtgctggttacatacTTGGACTAGGACCAGTGCATGACTCTTGCCATGGTGGCTCCAATGTTGGCGGTGGTCTCTTTACTTAATAGAAAAATCTTAGGATCTGTAGTGTTCACAGGAAAGGAAAAATTGCTGGAAATTGAAATAATAAATCCAAGTCAACACAAGTGGGTTTGGTGTgtataaaatataattatttttttttattttgtctaccaggttaaaaaaaacaaaaatatggtCTTATGTTGGTGGTGGTGGCTGACCAATGGGTTTCCTGTCTGGACCAACAGTTTATCAAGTCAACTAACTTCAGAACTTTGTTTTTTCTCACCAGAACTTCTACGGCATTAATGATGAAGTCTTCCTCAGTCTCCCCTGTGTCCTGAACGGTCAGGGACTGGTGGAGGTGGTGAATCAGAAGCTACGAGACGATGAGGTTGCTCAGCTGAAGAAGAGTGCGGACACCCTGTGGAGCATCCAGAAAGACCTGAAGGACCTCTGAAGACCGCGTCTCTCCTCTAATCCTGCACACTTACACCTCCATCGCTAATATTGTATACCAGTTTGTAGAGTAATAATAGTTGTCAGAATAAAATCTGCTACTGAACAAATGGATGTGATCGCTGCACGTCTGTCTAGGGCTTGTACTATAACTCCATAAGGGATGATCCAGAATATGCCACCAGCACTGGTACAACACTACGTTCTGAAGGAGATCCTTAGAGGGAATCTGTCTGAGCAGCATAATGTGGAAGAGAAGCTGATTCCAGGGttgtcacttattaggctatgtgctgtagtttcaatacatgaagtgtttaatcagcaggagattatcactgtatGACTAGGTCTCAGGTGCAGACCAGTTTGGCAGGGGTGGAGTTACACAGAATATCCTATCAGGGATAAGGGCAGAGTTGAACACAGGTCAGCATTACCACTGCAccaagcagcacagtaagtgacaaatcacagtaatcagtgtttctgcccctacataatgctgctgtCATATTACACAAACAAAACATGTGGACAAATCCCCCTTTAATTATCTCATGGAAACATTTTATGTCCCAGTGGGAAAAAAAACACGAGTGGCACTGCTTGGACAGGATCCGGAAATATCCTACACCTAAAAGGGTGGGGGGGTCATTTTAGCCACAGCAAAAAAACTGTCCCAGCTTAGTGGTGGCATATGACTAAAGGTCTTCAACTAGAAATTCCAAAATCATAATGTAGGGGGCTGCAATGCTGTGTCCCCCATAAAGTTCTCTTGTGCTGCAGCAGTTTGCTAGGAAAGACTCAAGATGATGCAGAACTGTTGGCCACTTATTGCCAGGGATCAGTGAGGGTCCACATGATTGGTGCCATCTCGTGCATGGCTGCCATTGGATCCCTactaatctgtggtcagactttagTGGCGACTTTAACAATGTTTCTGGCAACTCGTCTTCCTGAAGTTTGAAGTCCAAGATGGCTGGAGGCCCTAACCAAGCAGCTGCTCTAAGACATTATAAATCTCAGTGGtggagctaatcagaagaactatactacatttctaattagaggtatctGCTAACATTACAACTACATATTGGaatgggatcttggagatgggaatgcccctttattaATACAGCAATGTACATGTCTCCCAGTTTTCTGACACCCACATACATAATGTACACTGAAATCTTAAGGAACGTCTGTCCAAacttaacttaaaggggttgtccagaactaAATTtcggctgttaaaaaaaaaaataaaataaacaggtAGTTGCTGACTCCTCCTGTCAACAATTTCTGTTGCTCCACATCAGCGTAGCTGCTCTGCTGACAAAATCCTGATCGACCGTTGGCTTCCCACAGTTATGCAGCGGGGAGCTAGCTGTCAATCGGTTTCATCAGCAGAGAAGCTTTTGCTCTGTCTACGTGATG
Encoded here:
- the LDHB gene encoding L-lactate dehydrogenase B chain, with amino-acid sequence MATVHEKLLSSTASVKTAPPRNKITVVGVGQVGMACAISILQKDLADELALVDILEDKLRGEMLDLQHGSLFLKTPTIVADKDYSVTANSRIVVVTGGVRQQEGESRLNLVQRNVNVFKFIIPQVVKYSPDATIIVVSNPVDIMTYVTWKLSGLPQNRVIGSGTNLDSARFRYLISQKLGVHASSCHGYVLGEHGDSSVPVWSGVNVAGVALQSLNPDIGTSKDPENWKDVHKQVVDSAYEVIKLKGYTNWAIGMSVADLSESITKNLSRVHPVSTMVKNFYGINDEVFLSLPCVLNGQGLVEVVNQKLRDDEVAQLKKSADTLWSIQKDLKDL